A genomic window from Brevibacillus agri includes:
- a CDS encoding acyl-CoA dehydrogenase, whose product MNFQLTEEHDMMRKMIRDFAENQVAPTAAERDEEERFDRSIFEQMAELGLTGIPWPEKYGGAGADYLSYVIAVEELSRVDASIGVTLSAQVSLASWPIYKFGTEEQKQKFLRPLAEGKKMGAYCLTEPGSGSDSAGMRTTAVRDGDHYILNGSKIFITNAGEAEIYIVFAVTQPELKHKGITAFIVEKGMDGFTMGKKEKKLGIRSSPTLAVNFEDVRVPVENRLGEEGQGFKIAMMTLDGGRNGIAAQAVGIAQGAFEHALNYAKERNQFGKPIASLQAIQFKLADMATKIEAARLLTYQAAWLEDQGLPYGKASAMSKVFAGDIAMEVTTEAVQVFGGYGYTREYPVERFMRDAKITQIYEGTNEIQRVVISNYLLKE is encoded by the coding sequence ATGAATTTCCAGCTTACCGAAGAACATGACATGATGCGCAAAATGATCCGCGACTTCGCAGAAAACCAGGTAGCTCCGACAGCAGCCGAGCGCGATGAGGAAGAGCGCTTCGACCGATCCATTTTCGAGCAAATGGCTGAGCTTGGCCTGACGGGCATCCCTTGGCCGGAAAAATACGGAGGCGCTGGCGCGGATTACTTGAGCTACGTCATTGCAGTAGAAGAGCTCTCCCGTGTGGATGCGTCAATCGGGGTAACCTTGTCCGCGCAGGTCTCGCTTGCTAGCTGGCCGATTTACAAGTTCGGAACGGAGGAGCAGAAACAAAAGTTTCTGCGCCCGTTGGCAGAGGGCAAGAAGATGGGGGCCTACTGTCTGACTGAGCCAGGCTCCGGCTCCGATTCGGCAGGAATGCGCACAACAGCGGTGCGCGACGGCGATCACTACATTTTGAACGGCAGCAAAATTTTCATCACCAATGCGGGCGAAGCGGAAATCTACATCGTTTTTGCCGTAACCCAGCCAGAGCTGAAGCACAAAGGAATCACCGCTTTTATCGTGGAAAAAGGCATGGACGGCTTTACGATGGGGAAAAAAGAGAAGAAGCTGGGCATCCGTTCCTCGCCGACGCTCGCTGTCAATTTCGAAGATGTGCGAGTGCCGGTAGAGAACAGGCTGGGCGAAGAAGGCCAAGGCTTCAAAATCGCGATGATGACCTTGGACGGCGGACGGAACGGAATCGCCGCTCAAGCGGTCGGAATTGCCCAGGGCGCCTTCGAGCACGCGCTGAACTACGCGAAGGAGCGCAACCAGTTCGGCAAGCCGATTGCCTCGTTGCAGGCGATCCAGTTCAAGCTGGCTGACATGGCGACCAAGATTGAAGCGGCGCGCCTGCTCACCTATCAGGCGGCGTGGCTGGAAGATCAGGGACTGCCTTACGGAAAAGCATCGGCCATGTCCAAAGTATTCGCGGGCGATATCGCGATGGAAGTTACGACCGAAGCGGTGCAAGTGTTTGGCGGCTACGGCTATACCCGCGAGTATCCGGTGGAGCGCTTCATGCGCGATGCGAAAATCACGCAAATTTACGAAGGCACGAATGAAATCCAGCGTGTCGTCATCAGCAACTACCTGCTGAAAGAGTAG
- a CDS encoding acyl-CoA dehydrogenase: MDFRLNEEQEMMRRMVRDFAQKEIAPFVPIMEEKDEFPRQVIKKMGEMGLMGIPIAEEWGGAGADFVSYILAIHEISKVSATVGVILSVHTSVGTNPILYFGTDEQKRKYVTKLARGEYLGAFALTEPHAGSDASSIRTTAVRKGDEYILNGNKVFITNGGEADTYITFAVTDSTKGTKGISAFIVEKDTPGFTVGKKEKKMGLHGSYTTELVFDNARVPAANLLGQEGEGFCIAMANLNTGRIGIAAQALGIAEAAVHYATEYAKERKQFGQPIAKQQAIAFKLADMATKAEAARLLVYRAASLCSQGISCGMEASMAKRFATDTAMELATEAVQVFGGYGYTREYPVERLFRDAKVTQIYEGTNEIQRIVIAKHLLAD, encoded by the coding sequence ATGGATTTCAGGTTGAATGAAGAACAGGAAATGATGCGCCGCATGGTGCGCGACTTTGCGCAAAAAGAAATTGCGCCGTTTGTTCCGATTATGGAAGAGAAGGATGAGTTTCCCCGCCAGGTCATCAAAAAGATGGGCGAAATGGGGCTGATGGGAATCCCGATCGCCGAAGAATGGGGCGGTGCCGGAGCGGATTTTGTCTCTTACATTTTGGCGATTCACGAAATTTCCAAAGTGAGCGCAACGGTAGGAGTGATTCTGTCCGTGCACACCTCTGTAGGGACCAATCCGATTTTGTACTTCGGAACGGATGAGCAGAAGCGCAAATACGTGACAAAGCTTGCCCGCGGCGAATACCTTGGCGCTTTTGCCTTGACCGAGCCGCATGCCGGATCGGATGCGAGCAGCATCAGGACGACCGCTGTGCGAAAAGGCGACGAATACATCCTGAACGGCAACAAGGTGTTTATCACGAACGGTGGCGAAGCGGATACGTACATCACGTTTGCCGTCACCGATTCCACGAAAGGCACCAAGGGCATCTCCGCCTTCATCGTGGAAAAAGATACGCCAGGTTTTACCGTCGGCAAAAAGGAAAAGAAGATGGGGCTGCACGGCTCCTACACGACCGAGCTTGTTTTCGACAACGCGCGTGTGCCTGCTGCAAACCTGCTGGGGCAGGAGGGAGAAGGCTTCTGTATCGCGATGGCCAATCTGAATACGGGACGCATCGGGATTGCCGCACAGGCGCTGGGCATCGCCGAGGCTGCGGTTCACTACGCGACAGAGTACGCCAAGGAGCGCAAGCAGTTCGGCCAGCCGATTGCCAAGCAACAAGCGATCGCCTTCAAGCTCGCGGACATGGCGACCAAGGCGGAGGCAGCCAGACTGCTCGTGTACCGCGCGGCGTCGCTGTGCAGCCAGGGAATCTCCTGCGGCATGGAAGCCTCTATGGCGAAGCGGTTTGCAACGGACACGGCGATGGAGTTGGCAACAGAAGCGGTCCAGGTGTTCGGCGGCTACGGCTACACCCGGGAATACCCGGTTGAGCGATTGTTCCGCGACGCCAAAGTAACGCAAATTTACGAAGGTACGAACGAAATTCAACGAATCGTCATCGCCAAGCATTTGCTTGCTGATTAA
- the ablA gene encoding lysine 2,3-aminomutase, which produces MTVATRRDWRSIELWKDVPEEKWNDWMWQLTHTIKTVDDLKQVINLTPEEEEGVRISTQTIPLNITPYYASLMDVDDPKDPVRMQSVPLSSEMVRTKYDMEDPLHEDTDSPVPGLTHRYPDRVLFLVTNQCSMYCRYCTRRRFSGQIGMGVPKKQLDACIEYIRSRPEVRDVLLSGGDGLLINDRVLEYIISSLRAIPHVEIIRIGTRAPVVFPQRITENLCNILKKYHPVWLNTHFNHPKEITPEAKQACEMLANAGVPLGNQAVILAGINDCPNTMKKLVQDLVKIRVRPYYIYQCDLSEGIGHFRAPVSKGIEIIEHLRGHTSGYAVPTFVVDAPHGGGKIPVSPNYIISQASDKVVLRNFEGVITSYPEPKQYHEHDEENCEYCIAAKGKAVGIAALMQDEADNLEPADLPRNKRIKATKVKSLADVRMEQKAKKEQSAVETKEASGK; this is translated from the coding sequence ATGACAGTAGCGACAAGACGTGACTGGCGTTCCATTGAGCTTTGGAAGGACGTGCCGGAAGAAAAGTGGAATGACTGGATGTGGCAGTTGACCCACACCATCAAGACCGTAGATGATTTGAAGCAGGTCATCAACCTGACGCCGGAAGAGGAAGAGGGCGTGCGCATTTCGACGCAAACCATTCCTTTGAATATTACGCCGTACTACGCTTCCCTGATGGACGTGGACGATCCGAAAGATCCGGTGCGCATGCAATCCGTACCGCTGTCTTCGGAAATGGTGCGCACGAAGTACGACATGGAAGACCCTCTGCACGAGGACACGGATTCTCCGGTTCCCGGCCTGACGCACCGCTATCCGGACCGCGTGCTTTTCCTTGTCACGAACCAATGCTCGATGTACTGCCGCTATTGCACGCGCCGCCGCTTCTCCGGCCAGATCGGGATGGGCGTGCCAAAGAAACAGCTCGACGCCTGTATTGAATACATCCGCAGCAGACCGGAAGTGCGTGACGTGCTTCTCTCTGGCGGAGACGGACTGTTAATCAACGACCGCGTGCTGGAATACATCATCAGCAGCCTGCGCGCGATCCCGCATGTGGAGATCATCCGCATCGGTACCCGTGCGCCTGTTGTATTCCCGCAGCGGATTACGGAAAACTTGTGCAACATCCTGAAAAAATACCATCCTGTATGGCTCAATACACACTTCAACCATCCTAAGGAAATTACGCCGGAAGCGAAGCAGGCTTGCGAAATGCTGGCAAACGCGGGCGTGCCTCTGGGCAACCAGGCCGTCATTCTCGCCGGAATCAACGACTGCCCCAACACGATGAAAAAGCTGGTGCAGGATCTGGTAAAAATTCGCGTCCGTCCGTACTACATCTATCAATGCGACCTGTCTGAAGGGATCGGCCACTTCCGCGCTCCCGTCAGCAAAGGAATCGAAATCATCGAGCACCTGCGCGGCCATACTTCCGGCTACGCCGTACCGACCTTCGTGGTGGATGCTCCGCACGGCGGCGGGAAAATTCCGGTCAGCCCGAACTACATTATTTCCCAGGCGTCCGACAAAGTGGTGCTGCGCAACTTCGAAGGCGTAATCACTTCGTATCCGGAGCCGAAGCAGTACCATGAGCACGACGAGGAAAACTGCGAATACTGCATCGCGGCAAAAGGCAAGGCAGTCGGTATCGCTGCGCTCATGCAGGATGAAGCAGACAACCTGGAGCCGGCCGACCTGCCGCGCAACAAGCGCATCAAGGCGACAAAAGTCAAGTCGCTGGCCGATGTGCGCATGGAGCAAAAGGCGAAAAAGGAACAAAGCGCAGTAGAAACAAAAGAAGCGTCCGGCAAATAA
- a CDS encoding 3-hydroxybutyryl-CoA dehydrogenase, with protein MNVQTIMVIGAGQMGSGIAQVAAQAGFRVYLNDVQQPFVERGLATIAKNLSRNVEKGKLSEDDKQAILSRLVVSTDLADAAEADFVIEAVTENMAVKTGIFSKLDEVCPPHTILASNTSSLPITEIAAVTKRPEKVIGMHFMNPVPVMKLVEIIRGLQTADEVYQLTEDLSKQMGKVPVSVNDFPGFVSNRVLMPMLNEAIYCVYEGVATPEAIDEVMKLGMNHPMGPLQLADFIGLDTCLYIMEVLHEGFGDSKYRPCPLLRKYVKAGWLGKKSGRGFYVYN; from the coding sequence ATGAACGTACAAACGATTATGGTCATCGGAGCAGGACAGATGGGCAGCGGGATTGCCCAGGTAGCGGCGCAGGCAGGCTTTCGCGTTTATTTGAACGACGTGCAGCAGCCGTTTGTGGAGCGCGGTCTGGCGACGATTGCGAAAAACCTGTCGCGCAACGTGGAAAAAGGCAAGCTGAGCGAGGACGACAAGCAGGCGATCTTGTCCCGTCTCGTCGTGTCGACGGACTTGGCGGACGCTGCGGAAGCGGATTTTGTCATCGAAGCTGTGACGGAAAACATGGCGGTGAAAACAGGAATTTTCTCCAAGCTGGACGAGGTATGTCCGCCGCATACGATCTTGGCGAGCAATACTTCGTCTCTGCCGATTACGGAGATTGCGGCTGTGACGAAGCGCCCGGAAAAAGTGATCGGCATGCACTTCATGAACCCGGTTCCCGTGATGAAGCTGGTCGAGATCATCCGTGGACTGCAAACCGCAGATGAGGTGTACCAACTGACAGAGGATTTGTCCAAGCAAATGGGCAAAGTGCCTGTAAGCGTCAATGATTTTCCGGGCTTTGTCTCCAACCGGGTGCTGATGCCGATGCTCAACGAAGCGATCTACTGTGTATATGAGGGTGTGGCGACGCCGGAAGCGATCGACGAAGTGATGAAGCTCGGCATGAACCATCCGATGGGCCCTCTCCAACTGGCGGACTTCATCGGTTTGGATACGTGCCTCTACATCATGGAGGTGCTGCACGAAGGCTTCGGCGATTCCAAATACCGTCCTTGCCCGTTGTTGCGCAAATATGTAAAAGCGGGCTGGCTAGGCAAAAAATCCGGTCGAGGATTCTACGTGTACAACTAA
- a CDS encoding acetyl-CoA C-acetyltransferase has product MKTVIVGAARTPFGKFGGSLKALSAVELGAVVIKEAVERSGISGDQVDEVIMGMVVQAGAGQVPSRQAARKAGLPWNVASETINKVCASGMRAVTMGDQIIRAGDGEIIVAGGMESMSNAPYALPDARYGMRMGDATVRDLMMYDGLTCPFDQVPMAIHGSNVAEEYGITREAQDEWALRSQQRAAKAVESGLFAEEIVAVSIPQKKGEPVLVTKDEGPRPDTTREGLAKLPPVYKKDGTITAGNAPGINDGAAAMVLMSDEKAKQLGIKPLATILGHAQVGAEAPYIATTPGLAINKLLEKTGVSLGEIDLFEVNEAFAAVTLTSGKIVGWDDEKVNVNGGAIALGHPIGASGARIIMHLAYELKRRGGGLGIAAICSGAAQGDAILIKVE; this is encoded by the coding sequence ATGAAAACGGTGATTGTAGGGGCGGCACGTACCCCGTTTGGTAAATTTGGCGGCTCTTTGAAAGCGTTGTCTGCGGTAGAACTCGGCGCTGTCGTCATCAAGGAGGCAGTGGAGCGCTCCGGCATTTCCGGCGACCAGGTCGACGAAGTCATCATGGGAATGGTCGTACAGGCAGGCGCGGGTCAGGTGCCTTCCCGCCAGGCCGCTCGCAAAGCCGGACTGCCCTGGAATGTGGCGAGCGAGACGATCAACAAAGTATGTGCCTCCGGGATGCGCGCCGTCACGATGGGCGACCAGATTATTCGCGCAGGGGACGGGGAAATCATCGTCGCAGGCGGGATGGAGAGCATGAGCAACGCGCCGTACGCTCTGCCGGATGCGCGCTACGGAATGCGGATGGGCGATGCCACCGTGCGCGATCTGATGATGTACGATGGCCTCACATGTCCGTTTGACCAGGTGCCGATGGCGATTCACGGCAGCAACGTAGCCGAAGAGTACGGAATTACGCGGGAAGCGCAGGACGAGTGGGCGCTGCGCAGTCAGCAGCGGGCTGCCAAGGCAGTGGAATCCGGGCTTTTTGCCGAAGAGATTGTCGCCGTCTCCATTCCGCAGAAAAAAGGAGAGCCGGTGCTGGTCACAAAAGACGAGGGACCGCGCCCGGATACCACCAGGGAAGGACTCGCCAAGCTGCCTCCGGTCTACAAAAAGGACGGCACAATTACGGCAGGCAATGCGCCGGGAATCAACGACGGAGCGGCAGCGATGGTGCTGATGTCCGACGAAAAAGCGAAGCAACTGGGCATCAAGCCGCTGGCGACGATTCTCGGGCATGCGCAGGTGGGGGCCGAAGCGCCCTACATCGCGACAACACCGGGTCTTGCGATCAACAAGCTGCTTGAAAAAACAGGGGTGTCGCTCGGCGAGATTGATCTGTTCGAGGTGAACGAAGCGTTCGCGGCCGTGACGTTGACGAGCGGCAAAATCGTCGGCTGGGACGACGAAAAAGTGAATGTGAACGGGGGAGCGATCGCGCTCGGTCACCCGATTGGCGCGAGCGGAGCGCGGATTATTATGCACCTCGCTTACGAATTGAAGAGACGCGGTGGCGGATTGGGGATCGCGGCGATTTGCAGCGGTGCCGCACAGGGAGACGCTATCCTGATTAAAGTGGAATAG
- a CDS encoding (Fe-S)-binding protein, whose product MLALINLIAFFLVLAYGLYLAGHVVYSRYLFIKLGKKPDVKDDFGARINLMLDNVIFHKKLLKDKKSGIMHVVMFYGFIILQFGAIELVIKGLSKGFELPFGSAHKYFSLMQEITTFLILAAVGYAFYRRYIEKLKRLKRGFKSGIVLLLISSLMATVLLSLAFEQIWLGHEASVFAPISSVIAMAFSAIGVGTTGGAVLFYVFWWAHLIILLGFAVYVPQSKHAHLLFAPVNVWFKKLDPPGKLSSINFEDETQEVFGVGKIEDFTQTQLIDLYACVECGRCTNMCPASGTGKMLSPMDLITKMRDHLTEKGAAVTSRTPWMPNFAFSQTTANQIALQASEVAATAEEATSVYEKNLIGDVITEQELWACTTCRNCEDQCPVMNEHVEKIIDMRRYLVMTEGSMPAEAQRALNNIERQGNPWGINRKDRMKWIEGLNGQYEVPTVKQVEDFEYLFWVGSMGSFDLRSQKISQAFVKLMHEAGVKFAILGNEEKNSGDTARRIGNEFLFQQLAQENIALFEGYEVKKIVTCDPHAYNTFKNEYPEFGLTAEVYHHSELLAQWVKEGRLKPTKEVKERITYHDSCYLGRYNEIYDKPRVILEAIPGVEVVEMKRSGCDSMCCGAGGGLMWMEEHEGTRVNVARTEQALEVNPTAIASACPYCLTMINDGIKTKEKEDDVKTRDVAEILADAI is encoded by the coding sequence ATGCTGGCACTTATCAATCTGATCGCGTTTTTCCTGGTGCTCGCTTACGGGCTGTATCTGGCCGGACATGTTGTGTACAGCAGATATTTGTTCATCAAGCTGGGCAAAAAGCCAGATGTGAAAGATGACTTTGGCGCACGTATCAACCTGATGCTGGACAACGTCATTTTCCACAAGAAGCTGTTGAAGGACAAAAAGAGCGGGATCATGCACGTCGTGATGTTTTACGGCTTCATTATCCTCCAGTTCGGCGCGATTGAGCTGGTTATCAAGGGGCTGTCCAAAGGCTTCGAGCTTCCGTTTGGCAGCGCTCACAAATATTTTTCGCTCATGCAGGAGATTACTACGTTTCTCATCCTGGCCGCCGTCGGGTACGCCTTTTACCGCCGCTATATCGAGAAGCTGAAGCGGTTGAAGCGCGGCTTCAAGTCAGGGATCGTCCTGCTTCTGATCTCTTCCCTGATGGCGACCGTGCTGCTTTCCCTCGCCTTCGAGCAAATCTGGCTCGGCCATGAAGCATCCGTCTTTGCGCCGATTTCCTCCGTGATCGCGATGGCGTTTTCCGCGATTGGCGTAGGGACGACAGGTGGAGCGGTTCTGTTTTACGTATTCTGGTGGGCGCATCTGATTATTTTGCTGGGCTTTGCCGTCTACGTGCCGCAGTCCAAGCATGCGCACTTGCTGTTTGCTCCGGTAAACGTCTGGTTCAAAAAGCTCGACCCGCCCGGCAAGCTGTCCAGCATCAACTTCGAGGACGAGACGCAGGAAGTGTTCGGCGTAGGCAAGATCGAGGACTTTACGCAAACGCAGTTGATCGACCTGTACGCCTGTGTCGAGTGCGGACGCTGTACGAATATGTGTCCGGCATCCGGTACCGGAAAAATGCTTTCGCCGATGGACCTGATTACGAAAATGCGCGACCATTTGACGGAAAAAGGGGCGGCTGTCACCTCCCGCACGCCGTGGATGCCGAACTTCGCGTTTTCGCAAACGACGGCCAACCAGATCGCTTTGCAAGCGTCCGAAGTAGCGGCCACAGCCGAAGAGGCGACATCTGTCTACGAGAAAAACTTGATTGGCGATGTGATTACCGAGCAGGAGCTGTGGGCTTGTACGACCTGTCGCAACTGCGAGGATCAATGCCCGGTCATGAACGAGCACGTGGAAAAAATCATCGACATGCGCCGCTACCTGGTGATGACGGAAGGCAGCATGCCAGCCGAAGCGCAACGCGCCTTGAACAATATCGAGCGCCAGGGCAACCCGTGGGGAATCAACCGCAAAGACCGGATGAAGTGGATCGAAGGTCTGAACGGGCAATACGAAGTGCCGACGGTCAAACAGGTCGAGGACTTCGAGTATTTGTTCTGGGTAGGCTCGATGGGGTCGTTTGACTTGCGCAGCCAAAAAATTTCCCAGGCGTTCGTGAAGCTCATGCACGAAGCAGGCGTCAAGTTCGCCATCCTCGGCAACGAGGAAAAGAACTCGGGAGACACAGCGCGCCGCATCGGAAACGAGTTTTTGTTCCAGCAGTTGGCGCAGGAAAACATCGCGCTGTTCGAAGGCTACGAAGTCAAAAAAATCGTGACCTGCGACCCGCATGCGTACAATACGTTCAAAAACGAGTATCCGGAGTTCGGTCTGACTGCCGAAGTGTACCACCACTCCGAGCTGCTCGCCCAGTGGGTGAAGGAAGGCCGCCTGAAGCCGACCAAGGAAGTCAAGGAGCGCATTACGTATCACGACTCTTGCTATTTGGGGCGCTACAACGAGATTTACGACAAGCCGCGCGTCATTCTGGAAGCAATTCCTGGGGTGGAAGTAGTCGAGATGAAGCGCAGCGGCTGCGACAGCATGTGCTGCGGAGCGGGCGGCGGTCTGATGTGGATGGAAGAGCATGAGGGCACGCGGGTCAACGTGGCGCGCACAGAGCAAGCGTTGGAGGTCAATCCGACCGCAATCGCCAGTGCCTGCCCGTACTGCCTGACCATGATAAATGACGGCATCAAGACCAAGGAAAAGGAAGACGACGTCAAGACGCGCGATGTAGCGGAAATTTTGGCGGACGCGATCTAA
- a CDS encoding DUF1934 domain-containing protein — protein sequence MQEVQMKLSARHRVNGEWDESTHQYEGKLVQKASAWYLTYKEQLEGVGEVSTTLKLTDRAVTLVRQGGVSTRQHFEKGASTHGTYQSPYGPFAMETHTSKLRIRYAEEAPVQVEIFYQTWMNEQYAGEHELKIELGK from the coding sequence ATGCAAGAAGTACAGATGAAGCTGTCAGCCAGACATCGCGTCAACGGCGAATGGGATGAATCGACGCATCAGTACGAAGGGAAGCTCGTGCAAAAAGCCAGCGCTTGGTATTTGACGTACAAAGAACAGTTGGAAGGCGTGGGGGAAGTCAGTACGACGCTCAAGCTGACGGACAGAGCCGTTACACTCGTGCGCCAGGGAGGCGTGTCGACCAGACAGCATTTTGAAAAAGGGGCCAGCACGCACGGTACCTACCAAAGCCCGTACGGCCCGTTTGCGATGGAGACGCACACGAGCAAGCTGCGCATCCGCTATGCGGAGGAAGCGCCGGTGCAGGTGGAAATTTTTTACCAGACCTGGATGAACGAGCAGTACGCGGGCGAGCACGAACTGAAAATCGAACTTGGAAAATAA
- a CDS encoding MFS transporter: MREVFAHVQFRKLFFSNLFSGFGQGMTMIGIAWYLVETTGSAQLLGSTMFSSAVLMFFIGPYIGTLIDRFSRKKMLLVENLIGFGVLGILAAWGFFGEYYEWMLITIYLVTTFMYQIHYPAQSALVQETFEPRHYSDINSLLEIEGQTASVLAGAFSGILLGHYGLHIVILFNALTYLFAFCLLSTMKYTFTLEGEAKLSQGVSWVSQFGQSWRYIKEKKGFLVFGICALMPFIAVMASNLLKPVYVSQTLKADVSVYSFGEMAYALGAVAAGILVSVVVRKMGQLAAMVGNTLLFAVVIVAMVALPYGWALIAAYTFYGWSNASVRLIRQSLYMTVVPKQFMGRVMSFFNSLGMMMRLVLIGVFTVMIDYTGAGAGYLVLAGLLLLAAIGVAATMRFLLADAKEQAVATHEG, encoded by the coding sequence ATGAGAGAGGTTTTTGCTCACGTCCAGTTTCGCAAGCTGTTTTTCTCCAATCTTTTTTCCGGCTTCGGTCAGGGCATGACGATGATCGGGATTGCCTGGTATTTGGTGGAGACGACAGGCTCTGCACAGCTTTTGGGTTCTACCATGTTCAGCTCTGCGGTCCTGATGTTTTTCATCGGGCCGTACATCGGGACGCTGATTGACCGTTTTTCCCGCAAAAAAATGCTGCTCGTGGAAAACCTGATCGGCTTCGGCGTGCTCGGGATATTGGCTGCCTGGGGATTTTTCGGAGAGTACTACGAGTGGATGCTGATTACGATTTACCTGGTGACGACCTTCATGTACCAGATTCACTATCCGGCACAGTCTGCGCTTGTCCAGGAAACGTTTGAGCCAAGGCACTACAGCGATATCAATAGCCTGCTGGAGATCGAGGGGCAGACGGCGTCTGTACTGGCAGGGGCTTTTTCCGGCATTTTGCTCGGCCACTATGGCTTGCACATTGTCATTTTGTTCAATGCGCTGACGTATCTGTTTGCCTTCTGTCTGCTCTCTACGATGAAATACACGTTCACGCTGGAGGGCGAGGCGAAGCTGAGCCAGGGCGTATCCTGGGTCAGCCAGTTCGGCCAAAGCTGGCGCTACATAAAGGAGAAAAAAGGCTTTCTCGTCTTCGGGATTTGTGCGCTGATGCCGTTTATCGCCGTCATGGCGAGCAATCTGCTGAAGCCTGTCTACGTCAGCCAAACGTTGAAGGCGGATGTCTCGGTGTATTCCTTCGGGGAGATGGCGTATGCGCTGGGAGCGGTCGCAGCCGGCATCCTGGTGTCGGTCGTTGTGCGCAAAATGGGACAGCTTGCGGCCATGGTCGGAAATACGCTGCTGTTTGCCGTAGTGATTGTGGCGATGGTGGCTTTGCCCTACGGCTGGGCTTTGATCGCTGCCTACACGTTTTACGGCTGGAGCAACGCCTCTGTCCGCCTCATCCGGCAGTCGCTCTACATGACCGTCGTGCCGAAGCAGTTTATGGGGCGAGTGATGAGCTTTTTCAACTCGCTTGGCATGATGATGCGCCTTGTGCTCATCGGCGTCTTTACCGTCATGATCGACTACACGGGAGCAGGTGCAGGCTACCTCGTTCTCGCGGGATTGCTCTTGCTGGCGGCGATCGGTGTCGCGGCGACGATGCGCTTCCTTTTGGCTGACGCAAAAGAACAGGCGGTTGCAACCCACGAGGGATGA
- a CDS encoding sigma-54 interaction domain-containing protein, whose product MPLSDTVEMLQAILGAIDEGIHVVDADGITIFYNHVAARLDGLTPEEVLGKPLLEVFPSLDRHSSTLLRVIESGDAIYNQTQTYKNWKGMRVETVNTTLPVRVGKRLVGAVEVAKDIGKLKELSERLVDLQAKISKPKRAKRGAEELAFHFDDILTKSEKMKRLKERAKKAARTTSPVLIYGETGTGKELFVQSIHQASSRSGKPFIAQNCAALPASLLESLLFGTVKGSFTGADDRPGLFELADGGTLFLDELNSMPLDLQAKLLRVLQDGQIRRIGGSQSTKVDVRVIAAVNEAPQSLVERGLMRTDLYYRINVVSFELPPLRERREDVELLVEHFLSKFNREFAMNVRGVSQEVAQLFARYDWPGNVRELEHVVEAAMNMVEGDMLLLEHLPAHMLERALPETPLHTLSSDPVSLLAVKEGCTLPELLRELEERIIGDALKKTDGNVLRAAKLLGIPRQTLQYKLSKRMIPPC is encoded by the coding sequence ATGCCGTTGTCTGATACGGTGGAAATGTTGCAGGCGATACTGGGGGCAATTGATGAGGGGATTCACGTAGTCGATGCGGATGGAATCACGATTTTCTATAACCACGTCGCGGCCAGGCTTGACGGGCTTACGCCAGAGGAAGTGCTCGGAAAGCCGCTTCTGGAGGTGTTTCCGTCGCTTGATCGGCATTCGAGCACGCTGCTGCGCGTAATCGAGAGCGGGGACGCGATCTACAATCAGACACAGACGTACAAAAACTGGAAAGGGATGCGGGTCGAGACGGTCAACACGACGCTTCCGGTACGCGTCGGCAAAAGGCTGGTCGGCGCAGTCGAGGTCGCCAAAGATATCGGCAAGCTGAAAGAGCTGTCGGAGCGCCTCGTCGACTTGCAGGCGAAGATCAGCAAGCCGAAGCGCGCCAAGCGGGGAGCGGAGGAGCTTGCCTTTCACTTCGACGACATTTTGACGAAGAGCGAAAAGATGAAACGGCTGAAGGAACGGGCGAAAAAAGCGGCGCGAACGACTTCGCCCGTGCTGATTTACGGCGAGACGGGGACGGGGAAGGAGCTGTTTGTCCAGTCCATCCACCAGGCGTCTTCGCGCAGCGGCAAGCCGTTTATCGCGCAAAACTGTGCGGCGCTTCCCGCGTCTCTCCTGGAGAGCCTGTTGTTCGGCACGGTGAAGGGAAGCTTTACGGGAGCGGACGATCGCCCCGGGCTGTTTGAACTGGCAGACGGCGGCACGTTGTTTTTGGATGAGTTGAACAGCATGCCGCTCGATTTGCAGGCAAAGCTGCTGCGCGTGCTGCAGGATGGGCAGATTCGGCGAATCGGCGGAAGCCAGTCGACCAAAGTCGACGTCCGCGTCATTGCGGCCGTCAACGAAGCTCCGCAATCGCTTGTGGAGCGCGGCCTGATGCGAACCGACCTGTACTATCGGATCAATGTCGTTTCCTTTGAATTGCCGCCGTTGCGCGAGCGCAGAGAAGATGTGGAACTGCTGGTGGAGCACTTTTTGAGCAAATTCAACCGCGAGTTCGCCATGAATGTGCGCGGAGTCAGCCAGGAGGTGGCCCAACTGTTTGCGCGCTACGACTGGCCGGGTAACGTCCGGGAGCTGGAGCACGTCGTCGAGGCTGCGATGAACATGGTCGAGGGCGACATGTTGCTGCTGGAGCATCTGCCCGCTCATATGCTGGAGCGTGCGCTGCCGGAAACGCCTCTGCACACACTCTCGTCAGACCCGGTTTCCTTGCTCGCGGTAAAGGAAGGCTGTACACTGCCCGAGCTTCTGCGCGAGCTGGAGGAGCGGATCATCGGGGACGCACTGAAAAAGACTGATGGCAACGTACTGCGCGCGGCGAAGCTTTTGGGAATCCCCAGGCAAACGCTGCAATACAAGCTTTCGAAACGGATGATCCCGCCCTGTTGA